Proteins from a single region of Rhipicephalus sanguineus isolate Rsan-2018 chromosome 5, BIME_Rsan_1.4, whole genome shotgun sequence:
- the LOC125758448 gene encoding uncharacterized protein LOC125758448, with amino-acid sequence MIPKPGKPPSLSNLRPISLTSCVGKTFERMALTRLSDFIEAREFFPHSLIGFRRRVCAQDMFLVLQHTFLSPSRNQIHALVTVDVRKAFDGVCHDHILAQLSSLSCGSRMYSYIRSFLSNRVARFRVDTHLSNPHSLTRGTPQGAVLSPTLFNMAMAPLASQLSEIPDLHHIFYADDITLWCTSGSPGQVQDTLQRGLDLIASFLSTAGLSPSPEKSELLLLNRSAYQRSHNDLISLHLSGSPIPTVQQCKVLGFPLHAAKNAQALHHAVRTCHSVTHLLRRVVTRQSGLHEAHACRVAHALALNKFLYFIPYVQFTQTQLNTLERALLGLYKAALNLPITTSTTKLFATGLFHPLRSLLSLHHDSQIARLSLTRQGQWLLAQAGIPHIPVPVATLPSPACTPAPNLRILPLPSNMSPVLHAGRRHAAAQHHSPPFSTQGVAYTDASFVAPRGSCGYAIYHPHLSTPETHTSGPYLHPPDVLSLEVLSIVHALQSFSSLPSLPEYTIYSDSYAAIRNIQNHTLPPYLQQEVEQAVYALQPSPVFLRWVPGHSGIDGNELAHRLARDILHRAPFIPWPTPSGDSGSSVKNDGKISLRHTIKEVYLQLRLDKRLYPPPHPSLTLLEARILRHIQMNCLITPSRLFLYKYRSDPCCPNCPSTYADLPHCLFYCPTAQQSSSYPPPFLSITTWLDWIGAEGEEEQRRLIAQAVEMLGL; translated from the coding sequence ATGATTCCGAAGCCGGGCAAGCCTCCATCCCTCTCTAACCTTCGCCCTATCTCTTTGACGTCGTGCGTAGGCAAGACCTTTGAGCGAATGGCCCTGACTCGCCTGTCTGATTTTATTGAGGCGCGAGAGTTCTTCCCCCATTCTCTTATCGGCTTCCGACGTCGCGTCTGTGCGCAGGACATGTTCCTCGTCCTCCAGCACACATTTCTCTCACCTTCTCGCAATCAGATTCATGCTCTTGTAACCGTTGATGTCCGTAAGGCATTCGATGGTGTTTGCCACGACCACATATTGGCTCAGCTCTCCTCCCTTTCATGTGGTTCCCGCATGTATTCTTACATTCGGTCCTTCCTTTCTAATCGAGTAGCTCGCTTTAGAGTCGATACTCATCTGTCCAACCCGCACTCCCTCACTCGCGGCACTCCTCAAGGTGCCGTACTATCTCCTACCCTATTCAATATGGCTATGGCCCCTCTTGCCTCCCAACTATCCGAAATTCCTGACCTCCATCATATtttttatgccgacgacatcactCTCTGGTGTACGTCTGGATCTCCCGGACAAGTGCAGGATACTTTACAGCGTGGCCTAGATCTCATCGCTTCCTTTCTATCCACTGCTGGCCTGTCTCCTTCTCCAGAGAAATCTGAGCTGCTTTTACTCAATCGCTCCGCTTACCAGCGCTCCCACAATGATCTCATCTCCCTGCATCTTTCTGGCTCTCCCATTCCTACCGTTCAACAATGCAAAGTTCTTGGCTTCCCTTTGCATGCGGCCAAGAACGCGCAGGCCCTCCATCACGCTGTCAGGACCTGCCACTCGGTAACTCACCTCCTGCGACGCGTTGTCACACGGCAGTCGGGTCTCCACGAGGCTCATGCGTGCCGTGTTGCCCATGCGCTCGCCCTCAACAAGTTCCTGTACTTTATACCTTACGTTCAATTTACCCAAACCCAacttaacaccctcgaaagagctCTGTTAGGCCTCTACAAGGCAGCTCTCAATCTCCCTATCACTACCTCTACCACTAAGCTCTTTGCCACTGGCCTCTTCCATCCACTACGCTCTCTTCTTTCGCTCCACCACGACTCTCAGATTGCGCGTCTTTCTCTTACCCGTCAGGGCCAATGGCTATTGGCCCAAGCGGGTATCCCTCACATTCCAGTTCCCGTTGCCACTTTGCCTTCTCCCGCGTGCACCCCTGCTCCCAACCTTCGTATCCTTCCTCTCCCGTCCAACATGTCCCCCGTTCTTCACGCCGGCCGTCGTCACGCGGCAGCGCAGCATCATTCCCCTCCTTTTTCTACACAGGGAGTCGCCTATACGGATGCCTCGTTCGTGGCTCCTCGGGGTTCATGCGGCTACGCTATCTACCATCCACACCTTTCGACACCTGAAACCCACACCAGCGGGCCATACCTGCACCCACCCGATGTACTTTCGCTCGAGGTCCTTTCCATTGTCCATGCCTTACAATCATTTTCTTCCCTCCCTTCACTTCCCGAGTACACGATATACTCTGACTCTTACGCCGCCATCCGTAACATACAGAACCACACATTACCCCCATACCTCCAACAGGAGGTTGAGCAAGCTGTCTATGCACTGCAACCTTCCCCTGTTTTCCTACGCTGGGTTCCTGGGCACTCGGGGATTGACGGCAATGAGCTGGCTCACCGGCTCGCCCGTGATATATTGCACCGGGCACCGTTCATCCCCTGGCCCACACCTTCGGGAGACAGTGGGAGCTCCGTCAAGAACGATGGGAAGATCTCGCTGCgccatactatcaaggaggtatacctacagctccgactcgacaagcgtctttaccctcctcctcatccatcgctcactctactagaggctcgaattctacggcacatccaaatgaactgcctgatcaccccctctcgcctttttctttataaatatagatcggacccctgctgtcccaattgcccatctacatatgcagacctgccacactgccttttctactgtccaactgctcagcaatccagctcttatcctccccctttcctttccatcaccacctggctcgactggatcggcgccgaaggggaagaagaacagcgtcgactgatcgcgcaggcggtcgaaatgctcggcctatga